Within Theileria orientalis strain Shintoku DNA, chromosome 4, complete genome, the genomic segment TGAAATTTCAATCCTGAAACTGCTGAAGCACAACAACGTCATATACCTGAAGGACATAATTGACATGAAGGACCACCTGTACATCGTGATGGAGCTGGTGCGCGGCGGCGAGCTATACGACCTGCTGCACTCGGAGCACAGGCTCTCGGAGGAGCACACGCACAGGATAATAtcgcagctgctgaagacggTGGCGTACCTGCACAAGTGCGGCATCATACACAGGGACCTGAAGCCGGAAAACCTGCTGCTCACAGACAGGAGCGAGTCGGGCTCGATCAAGCTGACGGACTTTGGACTCTCGACGCTCTGCAGCCCCAACGACATACTGACGCAGCCGTGCGGGACGCTGGCGTACGTGGCGCCCGAGGTGCTCACGATGCAGGGCTACAACCAGAAGTCGGACGTGTGGTCGATAGGAGTTATCATGTACCTGCTGATCCGAGGAAGGCTGCCGTTCGCGATCAAAAAGTCGCACACGATACACATCTGGGAGCACTACAAGGTGACCTTCGACGGCTCAATCTGGAGAGGAGTCTCCTCATCCGCGAAGGACCTGATCAGGAAGCTGCTCGAGATCGACCCTGCGAAGCGAGTCTCAGTCTTCGAGGCGCTCAACCACATCTGGGTGAAGAACTTCGTGGCGGTGAACCACGACTCGCCGTCGGTGACGATGATGGCGCACCACGGGGAGTCGGACGAGTTCTACCAGTCGCTGCGGAACACGACGGACACGACATTCGTGCTGCCCTACTCGGAGAGCTGCAACAGGAACCTGAATAAGCTGCAGAACGTGGAGTACAAGAGCGACATCATAGCGGAGAAGGAACCGGACTCGGACGACTCGAACAAGCGCGGCATATCGACggtgctgaagctggaaaCTGTAAACGAGTAGAGCAACTTAATGTGATTCACGCGCCAAAGTATCGTACGCGTACAGCTAGCAGAGGGCTAAAcgtatattatacaaataattatgataggattttaataaaaattgacattttgataaattgataaaatgtatactaaaatattaataaaagtTGCTAAAGAGTAAActgataaaattaacaaagcatatgtgtatatggaATGCCCtcatatttgtaatagGTGTTAAAACATTGgcacatttttaatatatttgtaatatgtataaaagAAAGAGGGAACGGTCAATTAATATCTCAGATATTCCTCCggatgttttaaaaattatcatttCCTACTCTCCCAGAGAATTTCTGCCACTGTCGCGGTATTTCTGTAGAACAACAAGGGGATTGAGGAGGGAGATCAACATCGCAAACACCAAAAAATACTCAATCGATTCGAAgtctatttttaaaacaatctTCAGGTATCTGTGCCACTTAACAGCTTTCTTTCAGTTCATTCAACATCACCACTCTCAACGTCAGCGGTTGGAGCAAATGGAACGACACATCTGTACAATATCTGTCTAGACTGATGCAGTCTGGTTACTTTAAGTCGCTGAATTCGCTGTATATGCGGCACTGTAACAATATTAGCAATAAATCGTTACACAGTTTTCTTCCCATCATTGGGAGgaatcttttaaatttggacCTGTACAACTGTAAgaatgtaaattataaggTTTTCGGGTCGTATAACCCTAATCTGAAGGTACGTGCATCTTTTGCTCCACCGATTTTCAGACTCTGCTCTTTGGATTCCTCAAACGCTCCGACATTCCCGTCGAGAACACCGCCAACGTGTTGGACTATTTGTTTAACACTCAGGTGAATGGAAATACCAGGATCCTGTTTCCGAAGCTGCAAAAGCTCCAGTTGCATAACTACATTGGCGTTAAATCGCTATCGCCCTTGATCAATATTGCAAGCACGCTCGTACGCTTAATAGCTCATAAAATCATCGTAGAAGTCTCTCGACATTAGGGGATGTACTGGCATCGAGGTTGGCGAATTCAACCTTATTTCCAAGTTGACTGCGTTGGAGGAGCTACACATAGGTAATACTCACGTGCTACTTGCCAATATGATCGTCAAATTATCCTAGCATATGCGACATTAGTTGTATATGCATGGATTGTGTTCTCGCATTCGTAATTAATGACAGTGTCACTGGATTTTTAGGACTCCCGGTGGATGCTGAAACTCTCGTTAACATTGTCACTTCTTGTACCAACATTTCCGTTTTGGACGTTTCTGAGTCCGCCGTCACTTCTAGCGTCGTTGACGCAATTTGCAACAATCTCACCATGCTGTCCAGACTCAAGCTTACCAAATGCGGGTACGAACGTTTTATCACTCCCACTTCTTTCAGGACTATTAACAACGAGTTTCTGATTAAGCTGCTGTCCAGCCTCTCGAAGCTATCGCTGATCGACGTCTCTCACTGCTGGAGGCTCACCAACTCAATGTTGGACTCAATAACTAAAATTGCCTCTGGCAACAACCTATCTAAAATAGGCGTTTACATGTGCTCTCTCGACAACTCGAAGTTGTTGTACAAGTTCAACTGCGCTGGCGCAAACAACGTAATACCGGTCATACACAACGAGCTGCAAATAGACGTGAATTAAATTAGCGGTAGGCAAGCTTGCGGTACAGCCTCGGTGCGATGAACAGTACCAGGATGAACACCACGCTCGATATCACCGGGTCAACTGAGTTTGCGAGCTCCGACAGCATCGTCGACCTCCTGTGTAATCGCGTTTACTCAATGATACTTACTTCAGGTTCAATACGTTCCTATCTCTAGACTGCGCTATTAACTCTGCTATTCTAATTAGCCTTTCGAAGGTATCTACATCAATTTTAGTCAGAGAGTCTCCTTAACTCACCTTCCAGTGAATACCACTCCCATTTCGTCTTCGTGCTCGCCAAGACCACCTTTGATAAATACAAAGATAGACTCTCAAGTTTTTTAGTTTGTGGGCTTGAGTCCGCCAGAATTGGCAGTGAGCCGTAAATTGATTCAAATCTCGCTCTTAGTGACTTCTGTCCACTGTGCAGCTGCCTAATCAAATTATTGATTATTCAATAGCTACTGCATTACCTCTTAAGCAGTATAATACACGTATTTATCAGGATCGTTGAGGCGAAATATCTGTTATATCCTGTCAAGTCATtgttcatgttcttcagcttcctcaaAGCTTCAACGATAGTgtcataatttttacagAACTTGTTTATATTGTCTTCTAGTGTGCTAAGTTCGTCGTAAATTGTTCTTTCTGATCCCGTTACGTTTAGTTCAGTTTCCCTAGTCTTTGTGAATATCCACTTGTCGGTGAACGGAACATAGTCGCAGTGGTAAAAATTGAAGTCTGTGAGTGTTGCTGGGAGCTTAAGTTTAACACGATCTAGTACTGACACTTCCACTGTTAGTGGTAGTCGGGGGTTACTGTCGTTGATCGTCCCTATCATATTCGAGGTGATCTGGgaattttaataacatatatttctTACCTTTACAAGGGTCCCTACTGGaactgttttatttaaatacttCTTTGCGagtataatatttgatcCATTTGCCTGTATTCgtgataatttataaacgtGCGTACTAAGGCGTATTGTAGCATCCTATATTCTTTCAGTTTGTCTATGACGATGTTTCTATTTCCCTCAAACAGCTGTACTATATTGTTTGCAGATTATAACATACCGGCGGCtcataaaaattaaggaAATACATAGGAACGAAAACTTTATTCTCTACCGCAGTTGAATCAGCATCAGAGGTTGTATCTACATGTTAATTTATGGTACTCGTTTTACCTGGAGGAATCGTAAAGGTATATCTTGAGTTAATTTCTTCAGGAAACCTCTCATTTATGATTTGAACCAGCAACAAATTAGGAGAATAATCATTGGTCAGTtgtaatttacaaattggACAGTTTTGAGTAACGAGAAGAGTCTATATGatgatgaataaaatatatcgTACCTTATCGATACACTGTTTACAGAAATTGTGTCCGCAAGAAGTCGTTACTGGcttaaataataaattcaaacAAATCTAAGAAGAATTATAAAGAATAATTCAAGTACCGGGCATTCAAATTCCTTTGGTATAGtcattgttaaaattatattaaattaaaagcaAAGTTAAGTTTGTGtgttaaatgataaaattgtgaataattaatatcagggtgtataataaataaaatggaaaacgaaacaaaatatgtattattacTTTAGTACTCCCGATACTCAGTACCCAATTATTATgtttctaattttaaacagattttattttatacaaaaataaaataaatttttattatatgtttctatactaattatttatcaaatgtattttaaaattgaaatacatattacacaacattaaaattgaaacCAACTTcaattatacaaatatcgttatttaaaactttgttttaaaatggattccgatttaaatgaaaatcACGATTCTAGTTCAgcctttaaatttaaccCAAACGCTACTGAGTTTAAGCCTAGTAGTTCGTGGTTGGATGTTGAAGTTGACTCACCAGGTGATTCTTGCGCTGACGCAATGGAATCTTTGAAGATTTCGGAAGATCAGCAAGTTGATTTCGATGAAGATAGCGATAGTCAACAGAGCGATTCCAATAAAGGTTAGTCagatatgtatataaatcataCAGAGGCCACACttaaaaagaaggaaacaaAGGAATCATCTCTGCCTCCTCCGGATTCTAGAgcacacataaatat encodes:
- a CDS encoding uncharacterized protein (zinc finger, RING-type domain containing protein); the encoded protein is MTIPKEFECPICLNLLFKPVTTSCGHNFCKQCIDKTLLVTQNCPICKLQLTNDYSPNLLLVQIINERFPEEINSRYTFTIPPDTTSDADSTAVENKVFVPMYFLNFYEPPLFEGNRNIVIDKLKEYRMLQYALANGSNIILAKKYLNKTVPVGTLVKITSNMIGTINDSNPRLPLTVEVSVLDRVKLKLPATLTDFNFYHCDYVPFTDKWIFTKTRETELNVTGSERTIYDELSTLEDNINKFCKNYDTIVEALRKLKNMNNDLTGYNRYFASTILINTCIILLKRQLHSGQKSLRARFESIYGSLPILADSSPQTKKLESLSLYLSKVVLASTKTKWEWYSLEDTFERLIRIAELIAQSRDRNVLNLKSTMLSELANSVDPVISSVVFILVLFIAPRLYRKLAYR